From the Candidatus Kaelpia aquatica genome, the window ACAAGACTGACTAATTTACCAGAGTTCTCTTCAGCTATACCCAGTTTTGCATGGACTAACTCTCCAAAACGTGTATCTGATATAAACCATTCACCTGAACTATTCTCTCTCATCTCAATAGCCCCTGCAGGGCAGGCAAAACTACAGAAGGCACATCCTTCGCAAGCAACTGAATCAACAGTAAGATCCTTTCCTATAGCCTCAAAACGGCATAGTTCTATGCATTTTTTACATTGAATACACTTATCCTTATCAATGGATGCTGTAACCCCACTCCTAAATTCATACCTCTCTCTTATCTCAGGAGCTAAAAGCAGGTGTAAGTCAGCTGCATCAACATCACAGTCTGCCATAATTTTATTCTTAGCCAAAGCCGCAAAGGCTCCTGTAATTACCGTCTTACCTGTTCCACCTTTTCCACTTATTACAACAATCTGTTTCATTTCAATCCTTTCTTAATATTTAACACTATACTCTCATCTTACTGCATGCATTCTGAGCAGCAAGAATAATAGGGTACATTGTCGGCGCACTTGTAAGATATGGATGGGTAGCTATTTGTAGAGTCTCAAGCTCTGTTGCCGACATTCTTTTCTGAATAGCAACTCCAATAATATTGATTGCCTGAGCACATGACATACCGCAACTCACTTGGCCACCTAAAATAATACCTGACTGTTTAGAAAATATAAGTTTGACCTTACCTTGAGAAGCGCCAGGAAGAGTGCCGGGATGCTTATCTACTCCATCTGCAGTCCCTACTACTATCTCAAAGCCTTCTTTAAGCGCTGTATTCTCAGTAAGCCCAGCTGAGCCAAGGACTAATCCATCTATATAAGTTGAGTATATAGCAATGGTACCTTTATTTTCACGAACAACTTTTATCTGATAAAGATTTGCTCCTGCAATCCTTGCCTCAGCAGTTGCAGTAGAAGCAAGCATAACAGAAATAGCTTTTCTGGTATAAAAATCTTTTTTACAAGAACAATCCCCGATGGCAAATATATCTGAATCTGATGATACTCTGCCATATTCATCAACCAAAATACCATTAGCATGGCCTATCTCTAAACCTGCATCAACTGCAATCTCTATATTAGGTTTTGAGCCAACTCCTAATATAACTGCATCTATAGCTCTCTCTTCTCCACCGCGAAAACGTACTTTCTCAACTTTCTCATCTCCAATTATCTCTTCAACTTGAGTAGATGTTAAAATCTCCACTCCTTTTTCTTTTAAACGCTCTTCAGCCATAAGAAAAAACTCTGGATCAAAAGAATTGGCTAATAAATGCGGCAGAGTTTCAACCAATGCAACAGAAAGGCCTTCTATTTTGGACAACTCATCAGTAAATTCAACTCCTATAAAACCACCACCAATAACTAAAACTTTTTTACATTTCTTAATATCATCAACTACACTTTTTAAATACCCCAACTCTTTGTAAATAGGATAAACTCCTTTTTTATCTACGCCTTTAATTGGAAGATTGATAGGCGTAGAACCAACGGCTAATATTAATTTTTCATAAAAATATTTATCACTATTAACTGTCTTTACAAATTTTTCTTCCTTATTAATGCTGGTGGCTTTATCTATTACTATATCTATATTATTTTTTTCTAAAGATTCATTTCCGAGCTTATTCTCTTCAGGGTTCTTCAAACTTTCGAACATGTAGGGTATACCACAGGGGATCACTCCATCTTTGATATCCTTCATAACTAAAACATCTTTGTCTGGATAGTATTTTTTGACTGTTACAGCACTTACTACTCCTGCTGGGCCACCACCAATAACTAAAACATCCGTTCTCTTTTCCACAAAACCTCCTTGGTCTACTAAAATGTAATTACTTTATCTACCTCTTTAATCCACTGAGCTAATTCCGTCATCTTAGCTTCTTGGGCTCCATCGAAATAGGGCTTCCCTTTATAAATACCGCATCTAGTTTTACAAGTTCCACATACTTTAACTATTATTCCTTTTAAAATAAGATCTTTCAATAATTGCCCTAAGTCAAAATAACCTTCAGGAGGTTTAGCTTCATCACGAGCTAAATCAATCGCATCATTCATAAGAAATATCCTGATTTCTATATTCAAATCCACAAGCTTTTCAATAAGCCGTAAACCATTCCAAGAGATATCACTACCATCGTAGGGGTTATTATTAAAAATAAAGAGTACTTTCATCTTATTCTCCTTTTAAAATTTCTTGAATATTATTAAACAATTTTTGAAATTCAATCTTATACTTAGGAAACATCTCTACTATCAGCTTGCCCTCTGAATAAGCAGAGGCAATCTCTTTTTTAAAAGGTATTTTCATAAGTATTGGAATGTTCTCTCTTAAACAATATTCTTCTGTTTTATTATTACCTAAATCAGATTTATTTATAACTACTCCAAATGGAATCTCTATCTTTCTTACAACCTCCACAGCTAAGATAAGATCATTTAATCCAAATGGCGTAGGCTCGGTAACAAGAATAACAAAATCTACATCTTTTATAGCTGTAATAACAGGACATGATGTCCCAGGAGGAGCATCTATGATAGTAATCTTATCTTTATTAATATATTTTTTAACAGCCTTTATAAGCGGAGGGGACATCATCTCTGATATATTAAGTTTACCATAAGTAAAATCCAGACTATCTTTACTACCTGACTCAACAACTCCTATCTCTTTATCAACCTCTCTTAAGGCTTTTTCAGGGCAGAAATAACTACAAGAACCACATCCATGACACAACTCAGGAAATATAAGAACTTTTTTATTGACTATAGCTATAGCATTATAAACACAGACCTCTTGACACTTTCCACAGCTATTACATTTATTTTCATCTACAGCAGGCACAGGAATAGAAACAATCTCTCTATTTTTTATCTCTGGATTTATAAAAATATGTGAGTTTGGCTCCTCAACATCACAATCTAAAAGCTGTGCATTAGAAATAGAGAGTGCAAGATTTGTGGCTATAGTAGTCTTGCCTGTCCCGCCCTTTCCGCTGGCAACTGAAATAATCATATATTTATATAAGCTGATGAAAAGCTATCAATGTATCCTGAAACTTGTCTACATATTGAGCTGTTTTAAAACCTTTATCTACCAAATAATCTTTTATTTGAACCAACATGATCTCATTATTTTGATGCCTTCCTCCTTCGCTACTATGGATCTTATCCATGAGCTTTAATCCTTCTTTATTGAAATCGCTTAAAACAATTTTACCTTCTAAAGAGATAATCCTTATAAATTCATCTATAACTTTAAATGGATTTAAGAGATGATGTATCATATTAACTGAGAAGATTATATCAAAACACTCATCTTGAAAACTTAACTGTTCGGCGTTTTCTATTTTAAAATCTACCTGTTTCTCTAAGCCAAATTTCTTTATATTCAGCCGGGCAATTTTTTGTTCTTGTTCTGAGATATCCACGCTGCTGAATTTATACCCCTCTTTTGCTAAAGCAACAGTTAAGTGTCCTTTACCTGTGCCAACTTCCAATATGTTACCATAAAGAGGCTCAGCGCTTTGGATAACAAATTTCCGTTCCATTTCAATATCATAACCAAAGCTTTTATAGAGGGCTGCTCTCTCTAAATATCTCTTATGATTCTCTGCCACTGCTGCTTCCAAAATTATTCCCTAACCATCTTAGCCCCACACTTAGGGCAATTTACTGAATAACAAGGAACTCCTACGTTATGAGCTACCTTTGTATTACAACTTGGGCAGACACACTCTCCGGCAGGACCTGAGCCTGCTTTATTACCACTCATCCTACCGCGACCTCCAGCTCTACTCATACCTCTACCAGTTCCTGATTCAGCCCCGAAAGGACCTGTTCCATCACCTCTAGGCATTTTGAACCTCCTTTTTGAATTATCTTTAACTCATTCCAAACTTAGAGTCTACGCTGGGTCCTTGAGTTGATTTAAGCTCTCCCGCTTTATATCTCTCTATTACCTCTTTAATAGAACCTGAGACTCCGGTAATTATATTGATATCTGCTGCCTCTAATGTTCTAAACGCATTAGGCCCAACATTACCTGTAATAACTACAGTTACACCTTTAGAAGCTATTAACTGCCCAGACTGAATACCTGCTCCACCAGAAGCGGCAATATTGCCATTCTCAATAACTTCGAACTCTAAGGTATCTGTATCTACAATGAGAAAGTAAGCACATCTTCCAAATCTTGGATCTACTTGAGATTCAAGATTTTCACCTTGCGCAGTAATACATATTTTCATATTTATATA encodes:
- a CDS encoding class I SAM-dependent methyltransferase — protein: MEAAVAENHKRYLERAALYKSFGYDIEMERKFVIQSAEPLYGNILEVGTGKGHLTVALAKEGYKFSSVDISEQEQKIARLNIKKFGLEKQVDFKIENAEQLSFQDECFDIIFSVNMIHHLLNPFKVIDEFIRIISLEGKIVLSDFNKEGLKLMDKIHSSEGGRHQNNEIMLVQIKDYLVDKGFKTAQYVDKFQDTLIAFHQLI
- a CDS encoding FAD/NAD(P)-binding oxidoreductase, with translation MEKRTDVLVIGGGPAGVVSAVTVKKYYPDKDVLVMKDIKDGVIPCGIPYMFESLKNPEENKLGNESLEKNNIDIVIDKATSINKEEKFVKTVNSDKYFYEKLILAVGSTPINLPIKGVDKKGVYPIYKELGYLKSVVDDIKKCKKVLVIGGGFIGVEFTDELSKIEGLSVALVETLPHLLANSFDPEFFLMAEERLKEKGVEILTSTQVEEIIGDEKVEKVRFRGGEERAIDAVILGVGSKPNIEIAVDAGLEIGHANGILVDEYGRVSSDSDIFAIGDCSCKKDFYTRKAISVMLASTATAEARIAGANLYQIKVVRENKGTIAIYSTYIDGLVLGSAGLTENTALKEGFEIVVGTADGVDKHPGTLPGASQGKVKLIFSKQSGIILGGQVSCGMSCAQAINIIGVAIQKRMSATELETLQIATHPYLTSAPTMYPIILAAQNACSKMRV
- a CDS encoding NifB/NifX family molybdenum-iron cluster-binding protein; amino-acid sequence: MKICITAQGENLESQVDPRFGRCAYFLIVDTDTLEFEVIENGNIAASGGAGIQSGQLIASKGVTVVITGNVGPNAFRTLEAADINIITGVSGSIKEVIERYKAGELKSTQGPSVDSKFGMS
- a CDS encoding DsrE family protein, giving the protein MKVLFIFNNNPYDGSDISWNGLRLIEKLVDLNIEIRIFLMNDAIDLARDEAKPPEGYFDLGQLLKDLILKGIIVKVCGTCKTRCGIYKGKPYFDGAQEAKMTELAQWIKEVDKVITF
- a CDS encoding DUF5320 domain-containing protein, giving the protein MPRGDGTGPFGAESGTGRGMSRAGGRGRMSGNKAGSGPAGECVCPSCNTKVAHNVGVPCYSVNCPKCGAKMVRE
- a CDS encoding 4Fe-4S binding protein, whose amino-acid sequence is MKQIVVISGKGGTGKTVITGAFAALAKNKIMADCDVDAADLHLLLAPEIRERYEFRSGVTASIDKDKCIQCKKCIELCRFEAIGKDLTVDSVACEGCAFCSFACPAGAIEMRENSSGEWFISDTRFGELVHAKLGIAEENSGKLVSLV
- a CDS encoding ATP-binding protein; this translates as MIISVASGKGGTGKTTIATNLALSISNAQLLDCDVEEPNSHIFINPEIKNREIVSIPVPAVDENKCNSCGKCQEVCVYNAIAIVNKKVLIFPELCHGCGSCSYFCPEKALREVDKEIGVVESGSKDSLDFTYGKLNISEMMSPPLIKAVKKYINKDKITIIDAPPGTSCPVITAIKDVDFVILVTEPTPFGLNDLILAVEVVRKIEIPFGVVINKSDLGNNKTEEYCLRENIPILMKIPFKKEIASAYSEGKLIVEMFPKYKIEFQKLFNNIQEILKGE